A single window of Bombyx mori chromosome 9, ASM3026992v2 DNA harbors:
- the PGRP-S2 gene encoding peptidoglycan recognition protein S2 precursor (The RefSeq protein has 2 substitutions compared to this genomic sequence), which yields MLVAPSLLLLVFLVSFGTLNAASECGEIPITEWSGTESRRKQPLKSPIDLVVIQHTVSNDCFTDEECLLSVNSLRQHHMRLAGFKDLGYSFVAGGNGKIYEGAGWNHIGAHTLHYNNISIGIGFIGDFREKLPTQQALQAVQDFLACGVENNLLTEDYHVVGHQQLINTLSPGAVLQSEIESWPHWLDNARKVLG from the exons ATGTTGGTTGCACCGTCTCTATTATTTTTGGTGTTCTTGGTGAGTTTCGGAACCCTGAATGCAG CGTCCGAATGCGGCGAAATTCCCATCACCGAATGGAGTGGCACGGAGTCACGTCGTAAACAACCTCTGAAGAGTCCTATTGACTTGGTGGTGATACAACACACGGTATCCAACGATTGCTTTACAGATGAAGAGTGTTTGCTAAGCGTAAATTCTCTACGACAACATCATATGCTTCTGGCTGGGTTCAAGGACTTGGGCTATTC attcGTGGCTGGAGGCAACGGAAAAATTTATGAAGGAGCGGGATGGAACCATATCGGTGCTCACACATTGCACTACAATAATATATCCATAGGGATCGGTTTCATTGGAGACTTTAGGG AGAAGCTGCCGACCCAGCAGGCACTGCAGGCGGTCCAAGACTTTTTAGCCTGTGGAGTTGAAAATAACTTATTGACTGAAGACTACCACGTCGTTGGTCACCAGCAGTTGATAAACACGCTAAGTCCTGGAGCTGTACTGCAATCAGAAATCGAAAGTTGGCCCCATTGGCTTGATAATGCTCGAAAAGTACTgggttaa